A window of the Bacteriovorax sp. PP10 genome harbors these coding sequences:
- a CDS encoding FAD-dependent oxidoreductase, whose protein sequence is MNQIRILIIGAGPTGLVLAICLTRLGIPVRIVDKEMLPGTTSRALVLHARTLEFYEQLGIASKIIEQGLKFSAANLWVHGHKKAHIKLGDIGVGLSPFPYMIIFPQDEHEALLIEELKNMGVQVQRGIECLSFEQNHKLSVKLKHPDGSEEICETLYLAGCDGARSQVRQTSKMDFQGSTYSQYFYVADVQAEGINTNQQLHLSLDEADFLAIFPLKQKNHARLIGVIKEETKEKDHHFTWDDVKHQALGRLDLKIKSIKWFSSYRVHHRLAEGFRDKNVFLLGDAAHIHSPVGGQGMNTGIGDAVNLAWKIAAVIKKEAHETILDSYELERMAFAKRLVATTDRAFTLISSTGPLANFIRLNITPPLLSFLTKFKFVRLLIFKTLSQISINYRMSFLSEGKAGKIHAGDRMPWDEKLKETLPLKWNARLYGEASNQLIEYCRNNSLPLKRLPWRKELSKYGFVKDCLYLIRPDGYIGLVDLQANPNNIQQYYKNK, encoded by the coding sequence ATGAATCAAATCCGCATTCTAATTATCGGAGCAGGCCCAACAGGATTAGTCTTAGCAATCTGCCTAACTCGCTTAGGAATTCCTGTTCGTATCGTTGATAAAGAAATGTTACCTGGAACAACTTCCAGAGCACTTGTCCTACACGCCCGCACTCTTGAATTTTACGAACAACTAGGAATAGCATCCAAAATTATTGAGCAAGGCCTAAAATTTAGTGCTGCTAACTTATGGGTGCATGGGCATAAAAAAGCTCATATCAAACTTGGAGATATTGGAGTTGGATTAAGTCCTTTTCCCTATATGATTATCTTCCCTCAAGATGAACATGAAGCTTTGCTCATTGAAGAGTTAAAAAATATGGGAGTTCAAGTTCAAAGAGGTATTGAATGCCTAAGCTTTGAACAGAATCATAAGTTAAGTGTAAAACTCAAACATCCAGACGGCAGCGAAGAAATTTGTGAAACACTTTACTTAGCAGGCTGTGATGGAGCTCGTTCGCAAGTTCGTCAAACTTCCAAGATGGATTTTCAAGGAAGCACCTACTCCCAATATTTTTATGTCGCCGATGTTCAAGCAGAAGGAATTAATACAAACCAACAACTCCATTTGTCTTTAGATGAAGCGGATTTTCTGGCCATCTTTCCATTGAAGCAAAAGAATCACGCTAGACTTATTGGAGTTATCAAAGAAGAGACTAAAGAAAAAGATCATCACTTCACTTGGGACGATGTAAAACATCAGGCATTAGGGCGTTTAGATTTAAAAATTAAAAGTATCAAATGGTTTTCGAGTTATCGCGTTCATCATCGACTTGCCGAAGGCTTTCGGGATAAAAATGTTTTTCTTTTGGGAGATGCAGCCCATATTCATAGCCCTGTCGGTGGCCAGGGAATGAATACTGGAATTGGCGATGCCGTAAACCTTGCATGGAAAATTGCAGCCGTTATAAAAAAAGAAGCACATGAAACGATATTGGATTCTTATGAACTTGAACGCATGGCCTTTGCGAAACGCTTGGTCGCCACAACGGATCGTGCATTTACACTTATTAGTAGTACTGGCCCTCTTGCTAATTTTATACGATTAAATATTACGCCTCCACTATTATCCTTCCTTACAAAGTTTAAATTTGTTCGATTATTGATATTTAAAACTCTCTCTCAAATTTCTATTAATTATCGTATGAGTTTTCTAAGTGAAGGAAAGGCCGGCAAGATCCATGCGGGTGATCGAATGCCTTGGGATGAAAAATTAAAAGAAACGCTTCCACTTAAGTGGAATGCGAGATTGTATGGAGAAGCAAGTAATCAACTAATCGAATACTGTCGAAATAATTCTTTGCCTTTAAAAAGATTGCCTTGGAGAAAGGAACTCAGCAAATATGGTTTTGTAAAAGATTGTCTCTACTTGATTAGACCTGATGGATATATTGGTCTTGTAGATCTACAAGCTAATCCTAACAACATTCAACAGTACTATAAAAACAAATAA
- a CDS encoding LysR family transcriptional regulator, producing the protein MNEIMELSYLRVFYEVAKAGKFSETAKKLNVSQSALSRSVSLLEEGEGVVLFDRSKSGVSLTPKGLDVFRLCEQLFQTEKEIENLCRGIQDKCEGFLRFAASDHVINDLLPGPIHEFRRQHPKVVPSIRSGTPDEIVNHLLTTDCEFALMFAKINTPQIEFRRLHPESMSLVCHPDLWKECKSSSNEKTLKKLIGKYGYMSAIGASMDRRSSQVLIELFGEMPSIGFEINSQESQKRFCLAGEGVAYLTNFMVKKEIERGELFEIPVDHIHEFHMWLARPKGKQLSLTSRMFLQHLVPSLEF; encoded by the coding sequence GTGAATGAAATTATGGAATTAAGTTACCTGAGAGTCTTCTATGAAGTGGCAAAAGCTGGCAAGTTCTCTGAAACGGCCAAGAAGCTTAACGTCAGTCAATCGGCCTTAAGTCGCTCTGTAAGTCTATTGGAAGAAGGCGAAGGCGTAGTGCTTTTTGATAGGTCTAAGAGTGGTGTTTCGCTCACACCTAAAGGCCTTGATGTTTTTAGACTTTGTGAACAGTTGTTTCAAACTGAAAAAGAAATTGAAAATCTTTGTCGAGGTATTCAGGATAAGTGCGAAGGCTTTCTTCGTTTTGCCGCTTCCGATCACGTCATTAATGATTTACTTCCAGGGCCCATACACGAATTTCGTCGTCAGCATCCAAAGGTTGTTCCTTCTATAAGATCGGGAACGCCTGATGAAATTGTAAATCATCTTCTTACGACTGATTGTGAGTTTGCTTTAATGTTTGCAAAAATTAATACTCCTCAAATTGAGTTCAGACGTTTGCATCCAGAGAGTATGTCGCTGGTGTGCCATCCTGATTTGTGGAAAGAGTGTAAATCGTCGAGTAATGAAAAAACACTTAAAAAACTTATTGGTAAGTATGGTTACATGAGTGCGATTGGTGCTTCGATGGATCGTAGGTCATCGCAAGTTCTTATCGAGTTGTTTGGAGAGATGCCGTCTATTGGCTTTGAGATTAATAGTCAGGAGTCACAGAAGCGTTTTTGCCTTGCTGGTGAAGGTGTTGCTTACCTGACAAACTTTATGGTGAAGAAAGAAATTGAGCGAGGGGAGTTGTTTGAAATTCCTGTTGATCATATTCATGAATTTCATATGTGGCTTGCTAGACCTAAGGGAAAACAGCTGAGTCTGACTTCGCGAATGTTTCTACAGCACTTAGTGCCAAGCTTGGAATTTTAA
- a CDS encoding acyltransferase family protein translates to MNKSSKTFNLMLPFNIIWLRMLAIFLVYLGHSELHLGGGYGATFFLTLSGYIFTRLFLQDQVHGQEVYFLDFLSQRILKVFPTITTLVFVSIFTKSALHLKVDFLQVLSVLTFTSNYYNSYYGHPNNGLAHLWTLSVYMQFIVIYFVIFKYLKSRKKLTIFFILLSLFCLGYRSLLVTMNLGTSSYIYNSLETRIDALSIGALLALNIEYFYEHHFYSWLKHPMAFGVNLVLIYFIGQLVPHWRNSFGFSIHAIFYGVLIYQVLNYNSFLIRDRYYKTLSLLCFWFYFFHPWAFIIGHKLPFDRAWQVLMGALIFVVSMIGFILIREKSKIYFVSNWKRFQKIN, encoded by the coding sequence ATGAATAAGAGCAGCAAGACATTTAATCTCATGCTTCCTTTCAATATTATTTGGTTGAGAATGTTAGCTATTTTCTTAGTTTACTTAGGACATAGCGAATTACACTTAGGGGGAGGTTATGGAGCAACTTTTTTCCTTACCCTCTCAGGATATATTTTCACAAGATTATTTCTTCAAGATCAAGTTCATGGACAAGAAGTATATTTTTTGGATTTTCTATCTCAACGAATTTTGAAAGTTTTTCCAACTATAACGACATTGGTTTTTGTAAGCATTTTTACCAAATCAGCTCTTCATCTTAAAGTTGATTTTTTGCAAGTCCTTTCAGTATTAACTTTCACCAGTAATTATTATAATTCTTATTATGGACATCCAAATAACGGATTAGCTCATTTATGGACGCTCTCAGTATATATGCAATTCATTGTTATTTATTTTGTAATTTTTAAATACCTAAAGAGCAGAAAAAAGCTGACGATTTTTTTTATATTACTCAGTCTCTTTTGCCTTGGGTATCGAAGCCTATTAGTCACTATGAACTTAGGAACTAGTTCTTACATTTACAATTCTCTAGAGACAAGGATCGACGCCTTGTCAATCGGCGCTCTTCTGGCTTTGAATATCGAATACTTTTATGAACATCATTTTTATTCTTGGTTGAAACATCCAATGGCCTTTGGAGTAAATTTAGTACTCATTTATTTTATTGGGCAGCTTGTTCCTCATTGGAGAAATAGTTTTGGATTTTCTATTCATGCTATTTTTTACGGAGTGCTTATTTATCAAGTTTTGAATTATAATTCTTTTCTTATTCGAGATCGTTATTACAAAACACTAAGTCTGCTTTGTTTTTGGTTCTATTTCTTTCATCCTTGGGCCTTCATCATTGGACATAAGTTACCATTTGATCGAGCGTGGCAAGTATTAATGGGGGCACTAATTTTTGTTGTGAGTATGATTGGGTTTATATTGATTAGAGAAAAATCAAAAATATATTTTGTAAGTAATTGGAAGAGGTTTCAAAAGATTAATTAA
- the truA gene encoding tRNA pseudouridine(38-40) synthase TruA, whose product MYYYKTTIQYEGTNYAGFQWQNDIQTVQSEFNTALSKILDGKFTTMAASRTDTGVHAMDQVVKITTDNPIKLSSFLESFNRILPSQIKCISAEPCDGLFRPSIASLSKEYRYFFTNKTQVSKEDTQFIANIANKLDIASMKICIQALIGTHDFCNFYSSGSNVKSTIREISFCELSEINPQDFFSNLELFQVPKGLHSCYQFKIEANGFLKQMIRHIVSALWMVGSGKLSADNFIILLNGPKSEKQLWKVASPNGLFLYRINYPSQS is encoded by the coding sequence ATGTATTATTACAAAACGACAATTCAATATGAAGGTACAAATTACGCTGGATTCCAGTGGCAAAATGATATTCAGACAGTTCAGAGCGAATTTAATACAGCACTATCCAAGATCCTAGATGGAAAATTCACTACAATGGCCGCATCTAGAACTGATACAGGTGTTCATGCCATGGATCAGGTGGTGAAGATCACTACCGATAATCCAATTAAACTTTCTTCATTTCTTGAATCATTTAATAGAATTCTTCCTTCTCAAATTAAGTGTATTAGTGCTGAACCTTGTGATGGTCTTTTCAGACCATCAATTGCATCTCTGTCTAAGGAATATCGATATTTTTTTACTAATAAGACTCAAGTATCAAAAGAAGACACTCAGTTCATTGCAAACATTGCGAACAAATTAGATATTGCTTCAATGAAGATCTGTATTCAGGCCTTAATTGGAACTCATGATTTTTGTAATTTCTATTCGAGTGGTAGCAATGTAAAGAGTACAATTAGAGAAATTTCTTTTTGTGAGCTATCAGAAATTAATCCTCAAGATTTTTTTTCTAACTTAGAGCTCTTTCAAGTACCGAAAGGTCTTCACAGTTGTTATCAATTTAAAATAGAAGCCAATGGATTTTTAAAACAGATGATCAGACACATTGTGAGCGCACTCTGGATGGTTGGAAGTGGAAAATTATCTGCTGATAACTTCATAATTTTATTAAACGGCCCTAAGAGTGAAAAGCAATTATGGAAAGTGGCATCTCCCAATGGGCTTTTTCTCTATAGAATAAATTATCCATCCCAATCATAG
- a CDS encoding glutamate-5-semialdehyde dehydrogenase, whose protein sequence is MSVLDLAMNARDASLKLQGLSEEMRLTALAAISKALLSHADEILNENKKDLADAKINNLSSAMFDRLTLTEKNIHDLSAMCIEVANQKQVVGMIVESHTRPDGLLVQKQRIPIGVIGMIFESRPNVVVDGAALAIKSGNAIILKGGKEAQHSNRKLFEIIHNATASVLPMGSISLIETREDVAEILKLNKYIDLMVPRGGSALINYVKANATMPVVAHDKGLCHLYVHSDCNVDAIAIILNAKTQRPGVCNALETLILNENYPKNEEIFDALKAAAVELKYPATEEDYATEWLDKKISIKMVKTHLEAIEHIKKYSSHHTEAILATDPEVIEEFMNSLDASCIVINASTRFNDGGELGLGAELGISTSKLHAYGPMGAAEMTATRFIVTGNGHIRK, encoded by the coding sequence ATGAGTGTTCTTGACCTCGCGATGAACGCGCGTGATGCTAGTTTAAAACTTCAAGGCCTGTCAGAAGAAATGCGCTTAACCGCCCTTGCTGCTATTTCAAAAGCACTTCTATCTCATGCTGATGAAATCTTGAATGAGAATAAAAAAGATCTAGCAGATGCAAAGATTAATAATTTATCGAGTGCGATGTTTGATCGCTTGACCTTGACTGAAAAAAATATTCATGACCTTTCAGCGATGTGTATAGAAGTCGCCAACCAGAAGCAAGTTGTGGGGATGATTGTAGAGTCTCACACTCGCCCTGATGGACTACTGGTTCAAAAGCAAAGAATTCCCATAGGTGTGATCGGGATGATTTTTGAATCACGTCCAAATGTGGTTGTTGATGGTGCTGCTCTTGCAATAAAGTCAGGAAATGCCATCATACTCAAAGGTGGAAAAGAGGCCCAGCATTCTAATCGCAAGCTTTTTGAGATCATTCACAATGCAACCGCTTCAGTTCTTCCAATGGGATCCATCAGCTTGATTGAAACGCGAGAAGATGTAGCTGAAATTTTAAAATTAAATAAATACATTGATCTCATGGTGCCACGTGGAGGCAGTGCTCTTATTAATTACGTAAAAGCTAATGCTACGATGCCAGTGGTGGCCCATGACAAAGGCCTTTGTCATCTTTATGTGCACTCCGATTGTAATGTGGATGCTATCGCAATTATTTTAAATGCAAAAACTCAAAGACCTGGTGTGTGTAATGCTTTAGAGACACTTATTCTGAATGAAAATTATCCAAAGAATGAAGAAATTTTCGATGCTTTAAAAGCTGCTGCTGTTGAACTCAAGTATCCTGCTACTGAAGAAGATTATGCGACTGAATGGCTAGATAAAAAGATCTCTATTAAAATGGTGAAAACTCACCTCGAGGCCATTGAGCATATTAAGAAATATTCTTCTCATCACACAGAAGCAATCCTGGCCACAGATCCCGAAGTGATCGAAGAATTTATGAATTCACTTGATGCTTCTTGTATTGTTATCAATGCTTCAACTCGATTTAATGATGGCGGTGAACTAGGTCTTGGAGCAGAACTTGGAATTTCAACTTCAAAACTTCATGCTTATGGGCCAATGGGAGCTGCTGAAATGACTGCGACCAGATTTATCGTTACGGGGAATGGTCATATTAGAAAATGA
- the proB gene encoding glutamate 5-kinase: MKHRIVVKVGSLAVTDENGGVNPSKIKNLIADLFELRNHGYMPILISSGAINSARGLIKKPDEKKMMISYQQALAAVGQPILMKTYIDTLSEFNWPCAQILVTHEDFKERKRFLNIRNTINRLLENGILPIVNENDTVSFEEITVGDNDQLAVMMTEASDADKLILLSEADGLFDKNPKEPDAIQFKEIDFRDDFLNVKIAAKTSVGRGGMDTKLKAVRKLTPLGIDVILGSYLHNKAVSRLLLHQGGTNFKGNPVREKSRRKSWLSTLVKNDCYVIVDDGASTALTDGHTSLLPVGIKKVQGKFKRGDVIQIRHKRKVLAIGLTEYDSSELNLIKGKKSAEINDLLEYIHSKVAIHKDNLLLKKDEL, from the coding sequence ATGAAGCATCGGATTGTAGTAAAAGTTGGCTCTCTTGCTGTCACTGACGAAAATGGCGGTGTAAATCCATCAAAAATAAAAAATCTCATTGCTGATCTTTTTGAATTAAGAAACCATGGTTACATGCCAATTCTGATCTCATCAGGTGCCATTAACTCTGCCCGTGGCCTTATTAAAAAACCAGATGAAAAGAAAATGATGATCTCTTATCAACAGGCCCTGGCAGCTGTTGGTCAACCAATCCTCATGAAGACCTATATTGATACTCTTTCGGAGTTTAACTGGCCATGCGCTCAAATCCTTGTCACTCACGAAGATTTTAAAGAAAGAAAAAGATTTTTAAATATTCGAAACACTATTAATCGTCTGCTGGAAAATGGCATCCTTCCCATTGTAAATGAAAACGACACTGTTTCATTTGAAGAGATCACTGTCGGTGATAATGATCAGCTGGCAGTGATGATGACTGAAGCTTCGGATGCCGACAAACTGATTCTCTTATCTGAAGCCGATGGTCTTTTTGATAAAAATCCAAAAGAGCCTGATGCCATTCAATTTAAAGAAATTGATTTCAGAGACGATTTTTTAAATGTAAAAATTGCGGCCAAAACAAGTGTGGGTCGTGGCGGAATGGATACCAAACTCAAAGCAGTCCGAAAGCTTACTCCCTTGGGTATTGATGTTATTTTGGGAAGCTACCTCCATAATAAGGCCGTCTCTCGTTTACTCCTTCATCAAGGTGGAACAAATTTTAAAGGTAATCCTGTTCGCGAAAAATCACGTCGTAAATCCTGGCTTTCAACTTTAGTGAAGAATGATTGTTATGTGATCGTTGACGATGGGGCCTCTACTGCACTTACAGATGGTCATACTTCCCTTCTTCCAGTTGGCATAAAAAAAGTACAGGGGAAATTTAAGCGTGGTGACGTCATTCAAATTCGCCATAAAAGAAAAGTCCTTGCAATAGGACTTACCGAATACGATTCTTCCGAACTGAATTTAATTAAAGGAAAAAAATCTGCTGAGATAAATGATCTTCTAGAATATATCCATTCTAAGGTGGCAATTCATAAAGACAATCTTCTGCTAAAAAAGGATGAGTTATGA
- a CDS encoding GNAT family N-acetyltransferase produces MHTFKEKLFLVEDAISVQVQKNNQNEVIIEENWIQVTTPNAPVIHLNGILKCSLESQEAEERIVKAIEHYEKLGLPFQVKISPSSKPKNLSSILVKHKMQPSETLYGLYADPNVIQIPHNPNVEIKLLDLSTLEDWLSVQASAWGTPSQGIEYLRKQIKEALEANTKKGLSFIAYLDNRPVASAGIRIFDNYALLAGAAVNPDLRGKGIYRSLLAYRLEIIKRENLPAIIHCLESTSAPICLKLGFEKICEIYGFESRII; encoded by the coding sequence ATGCACACCTTTAAAGAAAAGTTATTTCTAGTTGAAGATGCAATATCAGTCCAAGTTCAAAAAAATAATCAGAATGAAGTTATCATTGAAGAAAATTGGATCCAGGTCACTACGCCCAATGCTCCTGTAATTCACTTGAATGGTATTCTTAAATGTTCACTTGAATCCCAGGAAGCAGAAGAAAGAATTGTAAAAGCAATTGAGCACTATGAAAAACTCGGACTGCCTTTCCAAGTTAAAATTTCACCTTCTTCAAAACCAAAAAATCTATCCTCTATTCTTGTTAAACATAAAATGCAACCGAGTGAGACTCTCTATGGTCTCTATGCTGATCCTAACGTCATACAAATTCCTCATAATCCAAATGTTGAGATAAAGTTACTTGATCTATCAACCTTAGAAGATTGGTTAAGTGTCCAGGCCTCTGCTTGGGGAACTCCTTCTCAAGGGATAGAATACTTAAGGAAACAAATCAAAGAAGCACTTGAAGCCAACACAAAAAAGGGTTTAAGCTTCATTGCTTATCTGGATAACAGGCCAGTGGCCTCAGCAGGTATACGTATATTTGATAATTATGCTCTTTTAGCTGGAGCAGCTGTAAATCCAGATTTAAGAGGAAAAGGTATTTATCGCTCACTTCTAGCTTATCGATTGGAAATAATAAAGAGAGAGAATCTGCCAGCGATTATCCATTGCCTTGAGAGTACATCGGCTCCGATTTGTTTGAAGCTTGGATTCGAAAAAATATGTGAAATTTATGGATTTGAGTCTAGAATAATTTAA
- a CDS encoding DUF3626 domain-containing protein, producing MSLAPSQLAAIDYVQKYAQSRRSEAQETITHLLRMSNITSEVYEQAVLKLKRNAKVAVHFHPDRLDSQMKSVAEALHTQGIYKGQFETLLSSGSVSAHPGGARDNWENRLYNGAYNLEGSENHHRPKYGALNVMCHQDGPAPRFGSCYFVLKSEVSSRCTFTYLDSHQDPKEKGTLAEFDDILAAFLTEAFTRDYALGEKDLTIPKLIKHLSSMDKTHDFSSKRIARNLNHYIEAQIHGNISLADDVEELVADPAFKGTETGNFLEAICKDYKIKILWHQGYALDLNEVPLDFRGPTMPSLAKRVATTSYLDTQMIGVAAASLKQDPAAWSDRGTYSEVLQELKLLWHVLVTFGKPLSTFKS from the coding sequence ATGAGCTTGGCCCCTTCACAATTAGCTGCTATTGATTACGTCCAAAAATACGCACAATCTCGAAGATCAGAAGCACAAGAAACGATTACTCACCTTCTTCGTATGTCTAACATTACGAGTGAAGTTTACGAACAAGCTGTTTTGAAATTAAAAAGAAATGCAAAAGTAGCGGTTCACTTTCATCCAGACCGTCTTGACTCTCAGATGAAAAGTGTCGCAGAGGCCCTTCATACTCAAGGGATTTACAAAGGCCAGTTTGAAACTCTTCTCTCGAGTGGAAGTGTGTCTGCTCATCCCGGAGGAGCACGTGATAATTGGGAGAATCGATTATACAATGGAGCTTACAATCTAGAAGGATCTGAAAATCATCACCGACCAAAGTATGGAGCATTAAATGTAATGTGCCATCAAGATGGACCAGCTCCTAGATTTGGCTCATGCTATTTTGTTTTGAAATCAGAAGTTTCTTCTCGCTGTACTTTTACCTATCTCGACTCACATCAAGATCCAAAAGAAAAAGGAACGCTTGCTGAATTCGACGATATTCTAGCTGCATTTCTTACGGAAGCTTTCACTCGAGATTATGCTTTAGGTGAAAAGGATTTAACAATTCCCAAACTGATAAAGCACCTTTCATCAATGGATAAAACTCACGATTTTTCGTCTAAGCGAATCGCTCGCAACTTAAACCATTACATCGAAGCTCAGATACACGGTAATATTTCACTTGCTGATGATGTTGAAGAATTAGTCGCTGATCCGGCCTTTAAAGGTACTGAGACGGGAAATTTTTTAGAGGCCATTTGCAAAGATTATAAAATTAAGATTTTATGGCACCAAGGTTATGCTCTAGATTTAAATGAAGTGCCTCTGGATTTTCGTGGGCCGACAATGCCTTCACTTGCTAAAAGAGTGGCCACTACTTCTTATCTTGATACACAGATGATTGGTGTCGCTGCTGCATCTCTTAAGCAAGATCCTGCGGCCTGGAGTGATCGTGGAACCTATTCGGAGGTACTGCAAGAACTAAAACTTTTATGGCATGTTTTGGTTACCTTTGGAAAACCACTCTCAACTTTTAAATCTTAA
- a CDS encoding cupin domain-containing protein, producing the protein MKTTTEPSKKDSNAIRENFLNEKKFDKSEVTNKTTEVKSFKKADEVRDFPKGKLELVHVGGREIGRATLQPGWRWSTSLKPIAHTESCEAPHFQYHVSGVLKVKMDSGEEYELHAGDISMLKPGHDAWVVGNEPVVLVDFQGMRDFAKKNIH; encoded by the coding sequence ATGAAAACGACAACAGAACCCTCAAAAAAAGATTCCAATGCAATACGAGAAAATTTTTTGAACGAAAAAAAGTTTGATAAGTCAGAAGTAACAAATAAGACAACTGAAGTAAAAAGTTTTAAAAAAGCTGATGAAGTTCGCGATTTTCCAAAAGGAAAATTAGAATTAGTTCATGTTGGTGGTAGAGAGATAGGCAGGGCCACTTTACAACCTGGTTGGAGATGGTCAACTTCTCTTAAGCCAATTGCTCATACCGAAAGTTGTGAAGCTCCTCATTTTCAATATCATGTTTCAGGAGTCTTAAAAGTAAAAATGGACAGTGGTGAGGAATATGAATTACATGCAGGAGATATTTCAATGCTAAAACCTGGACATGATGCATGGGTTGTTGGAAACGAACCAGTAGTGCTTGTTGATTTTCAAGGTATGAGAGATTTTGCAAAGAAAAATATTCATTGA
- a CDS encoding glutathione S-transferase family protein: MKKTISVPTITAFKNSPDRGKGLARDMRVRWALEEVEQPYNVQLVTFEELKQPSHLALQPFGQIPSYEEGDLVLFESGAIVFHIAEKHTGLLPSEAKARAHAIAWMFCALNTIEAPIVERSSFVLFEHDKSWYNERLPLLDERVHVRLKQLSSHLGNASWLDGAFSAGDLLMVTVLRRLGSSGLLNHYPNLCDYIARAEARPAYQRAFASQLAVFNDTLNS; encoded by the coding sequence ATGAAAAAAACAATTTCAGTCCCAACAATCACAGCTTTCAAAAATTCTCCCGACCGAGGCAAAGGACTTGCGCGTGACATGCGCGTTCGTTGGGCCCTCGAAGAAGTGGAGCAACCTTATAATGTTCAACTTGTAACATTCGAAGAATTGAAGCAGCCATCACATCTTGCACTTCAGCCTTTCGGACAAATTCCTTCCTACGAAGAAGGCGATTTAGTATTGTTCGAATCAGGGGCCATTGTCTTTCACATTGCTGAGAAACATACTGGTTTACTTCCGTCTGAAGCCAAAGCTCGTGCGCATGCGATTGCATGGATGTTTTGTGCGCTTAATACAATAGAGGCACCAATCGTTGAACGTTCATCCTTCGTTCTCTTTGAGCATGATAAGAGCTGGTACAATGAAAGATTACCTTTACTGGATGAACGTGTTCACGTTCGATTAAAACAACTTTCCTCTCATCTAGGTAATGCGAGCTGGCTCGACGGTGCATTCAGCGCAGGTGACCTGCTAATGGTTACGGTTTTACGTAGGTTAGGAAGTTCTGGTCTACTTAATCATTACCCAAATCTTTGTGACTATATCGCTCGTGCCGAAGCACGACCGGCCTACCAACGCGCTTTTGCTTCGCAGTTGGCAGTTTTTAACGATACATTGAATAGCTAA
- a CDS encoding rhodanese-like domain-containing protein yields MKKTLLLILSIVSITTLSATEPAAAYKMLTEGKAVIVDVREEDEIKLGMIEKALWFPLSKVNNDKNWKEQFQKLTQGKQIFLYCRSGNRSEKVKNILKANSIESENIGGFESLKKQLPTQRGVK; encoded by the coding sequence ATGAAAAAAACGCTATTGTTAATTTTGTCTATTGTTTCCATTACAACTTTATCAGCTACTGAACCGGCAGCTGCATATAAGATGTTGACTGAAGGCAAGGCCGTAATTGTTGATGTACGCGAAGAAGACGAAATCAAATTAGGAATGATCGAAAAAGCTCTATGGTTTCCCCTATCCAAAGTAAACAATGATAAAAACTGGAAAGAGCAATTCCAAAAACTCACTCAAGGTAAACAGATTTTTCTTTATTGTCGTAGTGGCAACCGCTCTGAAAAAGTTAAGAATATTCTCAAAGCAAACAGCATTGAATCCGAAAATATCGGTGGATTTGAATCTTTAAAAAAGCAATTACCGACACAGCGTGGGGTAAAATAG